In Silene latifolia isolate original U9 population chromosome 3, ASM4854445v1, whole genome shotgun sequence, a single window of DNA contains:
- the LOC141648367 gene encoding mitochondrial import inner membrane translocase subunit TIM23-2-like, translated as MALNQNPENNNSNNSNNPNPTYRLYNPYADLQFPAHKHYELPTQPEFLFHEESIHQRRSWGENLTYYTGCGYLAGASTGASLGFYNGVRAIESGDTLKLRLNRVLNSTGSTGRHWGNRVGVVGLMYAGLESGLVYLRDTDDILNSVAAGLATGALYKAASGPKSAAIAGAAGGICVGMLVGAKQAIKRYIPL; from the coding sequence ATGGCCTTGAATCAAAACCCAGAAAACAACAACTCGAACAATTCCAACAACCCTAACCCCACCTACCGTCTGTACAACCCATACGCCGACCTCCAATTCCCAGCCCACAAACATTACGAACTCCCAACCCAACCCGAATTCCTCTTCCATGAGGAATCCATCCACCAACGCCGTTCTTGGGGTGAAAACCTAACCTACTACACCGGCTGCGGTTATCTCGCCGGCGCATCCACCGGCGCCTCCCTCGGGTTTTACAACGGCGTCCGCGCCATCGAGTCCGGTGACACTCTGAAGCTCAGACTCAATCGTGTCCTCAACTCCACCGGTTCCACCGGTCGTCATTGGGGTAACCGTGTTGGGGTTGTCGGGTTGATGTATGCAGGTCTTGAAAGCGGGTTGGTTTATCTTAGAGATACTGATGATATTTTAAACAGTGTTGCTGCTGGTCTTGCTACTGGTGCTTTGTATAAGGCCGCTTCCGGCCCAAAATCTGCTGCTATTGCTGGTGCTGCTGGTGGGATCTGTGTTGGAATGTTGGTCGGGGCCAAACAGGCTATCAAGCGTTATATTCCTCTTTGA
- the LOC141648368 gene encoding putative disease resistance protein RGA1 isoform X1 codes for MADLGALVTIAEKVFQLLQSPILKGMNNWESDLEKLNKSVSFIKNMLLDADTKPELSHGEQGWVEEVKEVLYEADDLFDEVITIAKQKEQLNIGAKFSKKVLHKVSRFFSSKNHILLSYKTSQEVKNIQQKLGAIARDHGRYEFKVDTQATLNRKEETCSFLNETHEDIIGREYDVKVVVDMLLDPNVEENVGFVVVVGIGGLGKTTLARLVYNHDLVGGRFEKKLWTCVSDQDGKGLDVKAILANIIESSTNEKPSNVSTMQSIQEKLQEELKNKVYLLILDDVWTEDPNEWSKLSRYLTIGGRGSRVVITTRSEKTAEMVLGKASHSKVYMLKGLSDENSWRLFVLTAFERESNEAIDTKLTTIGAKIVEKCSNVPLAIKVLGSLLYGQTHRWESFERNRLPQIETTKNPIMSILKLSYSNLEPSMKNCFRYCALFPKDFVMNKRELIHLWMAQGFIGDSEDCFLVLLKRCFFQDVERNVLGDVESFTMHDLMHDLALEVAGDEIIVANGPPNNLSKKVRHLFFDGKECTKSSFHEINIRTCYMVGLVYSDVVKTLVANWRFLRTLRLCVRDAENLPESIGDLLHLRYLDLTDNRRLKSLPISISKLYNLQSLILKGCCSLQEWPKEFCKLINLRLLDIRDCWQLTCMPLGIDQLTNLHDLTVFKVGNANSIGKPSGGQLKDLNSLLNLRGELDIGFRDNPSSDSENIWEGGYLEHIKNLKVVRIDFPYIPGETIYEALIEKLQPNQNLMRLSLSGYNGTEIPRWGRAHDDWAIILPNLVQIELSSCDRLDGIPLLSNLKHLKSLSLLQLNNLEYMEISYGSKDLPFFPSLEFLSLCIGKAERMVGRGC; via the coding sequence ATGGCTGATTTAGGAGCACTGGTTACTATTGCCGAAAAGGTCTTTCAACTTTTACAATCTCCGATCCTCAAAGGTATGAACAACTGGGAATCCGATCTTGAAAAACTGAACAAGTCTGTCTCCTTTATCAAGAACATGCTCCTGGATGCGGATACAAAACCCGAGCTCTCCCATGGAGAACAGGGCTGGGTTGAGGAAGTCAAAGAAGTGCTTTACGAAGCTGATGATCTCTTTGATGAAGTTATCACTATCGCTAAGCAGAAGGAACAACTCAATATTGGTGCCAAGTTCTCCAAGAAGGTCTTACATAAGGTGAGTCGTTTCTTTTCTTCTAAGAATCATATTCTTCTTAGTTATAAAACTTCTCAAGAGGTTAAAAACATCCAGCAAAAGTTGGGTGCTATAGCTAGGGATCATGGTAGATATGAATTTAAGGTTGACACTCAGGCAACTTTGAATAGGAAAGAGGAAACTTGTTCCTTTTTAAACGAAACCCATGAGGATATTATTGGAAGAGAGTATGACGTGAAGGTTGTTGTAGACATGCTGCTTGATCCTAATGTGGAGGAAAATGttgggtttgttgttgttgtgggaaTCGGAGGGTTGGGGAAAACCACTCTTGCTCGACTTGTGTATAATCACGATTTGGTCGGAGGTAGGTTTGAGAAGAAGTTATGGACATGTGTCTCCGACCAAGATGGAAAAGGATTGGATGTGAAAGCAATTTTAGCTAACATAATAGAATCATCAACAAATGAAAAGCCTAGTAATGTCTCCACTATGCAATCCATACAAGAAAAACTTCAAGAAGAATTGAAAAATAAGGTATACTTGCTTATATTAGACGATGTATGGACTGAAGACCCTAATGAGTGGAGTAAGCTTAGCAGATATTTGACAATTGGTGGTAGGGGAAGCAGAGTTGTCATTACTACCCGTTCTGAGAAGACAGCTGAAATGGTATTAGGAAAAGCTTCTCACTCTAAAGTGTATATGTTAAAAGGTTTGTCTGATGAGAATTCGTGGCGTTTGTTTGTTCTAACGGCATTCGAACGAGAATCAAATGAAGCAATTGACACTAAATTGACGACGATTGGTGCAAAAATTGTTGAAAAATGCTCAAATGTCCCCCTTGCTATAAAAGTTCTAGGATCTCTTTTATATGGTCAAACACATAGATGGGAATCATTTGAAAGAAACCGACTACCTCAAATTGAAACGACCAAAAATCCCATTATGTCTATCTTAAAGCTAAGTTACAGCAATCTCGAACCTTCGATGAAAAATTGTTTCAGGTATTGTGCTTTATTCCCTAAGGATTTTGTAATGAACAAACGAGAGTTGATTCATCTTTGGATGGCACAAGGATTTATTGGTGATAGCGAGGACTGTTTTTTAGTCTTGCTAAAACGCTGTTTTTTTCAAGATGTGGAAAGAAATGTCTTAGGTGATGTCGAATCATTTACAATGCATGATTTAATGCACGATCTTGCACTAGAAGTTGCAGGGGATGAGATTATTGTGGCAAATGGTCCGCCAAATAACTTAAGCAAAAAGGTTCGCCATTTATTTTTTGATGGGAAAGAATGCACAAAAAGCTCATTCCATGAAATAAATATTCGTACATGTTATATGGTTGGACTGGTCTACTCGGACGTGGTGAAAACTCTTGTAGCTAATTGGCGTTTCCTTAGAACGTTACGCTTATGTGTGCGAGATGCTGAAAATTTGCCAGAGTCAATTGGTGATTTGTTACACTTAAGATATCTGGATCTCACTGATAATAGGCGCCTAAAGTCCCTCccaatttcaatttcaaaattatataatttgcagAGTTTGATTTTGAAGGGCTGTTGTAGCTTGCAAGAATGGCCAAAAGAATTTTGCAAATTGATCAATCTTAGGCTCTTGGATATACGTGATTGTTGGCAGTTGACTTGTATGCCTTTGGGCATTGACCAGCTGACTAATTTGCATGACCTAACCGTCTTTAAAGTTGGTAATGCAAATTCAATTGGGAAGCCATCTGGAGGACAATTGAAGGACTTAAATTCACTTCTCAATTTAAGGGGTGAGCTTGATATCGGGTTCCGTGACAATCCTTCAAGTGATAGTGAAAATATATGGGAAGGCGGTTATTTGGAGCACATTAAGAATCTAAAGGTGGTAAGGATAGATTTTCCATACATACCTGGTGAAACCATTTATGAGGCTCTGATTGAGAAGCTGCAGCCAAATCAAAATCTCATGCGGTTGTCGTTGTCCGGATATAATGGTACTGAAATTCCAAGGTGGGGAAGAGCACATGATGACTGGGCAATTAttcttcctaatcttgtacaaATTGAGCTTAGTAGTTGTGATAGGTTGGATGGAATCCCATTGTTGAGTAATTTGAAGCATCTGAAATCCTTGTCTCTTCTCCAATTAAATAATTTGGAGTACATGGAGATTAGTTATGGGTCAAAGGATTTACCATTTTTCCCATCCCTTGAGTTTCTCAGTTTGTGTATTGGAAAGGCTGAAAGGATGGTGGGGAGGGGTTGTTGA
- the LOC141648368 gene encoding putative disease resistance protein RGA1 isoform X2, with product MNNWESDLEKLNKSVSFIKNMLLDADTKPELSHGEQGWVEEVKEVLYEADDLFDEVITIAKQKEQLNIGAKFSKKVLHKVSRFFSSKNHILLSYKTSQEVKNIQQKLGAIARDHGRYEFKVDTQATLNRKEETCSFLNETHEDIIGREYDVKVVVDMLLDPNVEENVGFVVVVGIGGLGKTTLARLVYNHDLVGGRFEKKLWTCVSDQDGKGLDVKAILANIIESSTNEKPSNVSTMQSIQEKLQEELKNKVYLLILDDVWTEDPNEWSKLSRYLTIGGRGSRVVITTRSEKTAEMVLGKASHSKVYMLKGLSDENSWRLFVLTAFERESNEAIDTKLTTIGAKIVEKCSNVPLAIKVLGSLLYGQTHRWESFERNRLPQIETTKNPIMSILKLSYSNLEPSMKNCFRYCALFPKDFVMNKRELIHLWMAQGFIGDSEDCFLVLLKRCFFQDVERNVLGDVESFTMHDLMHDLALEVAGDEIIVANGPPNNLSKKVRHLFFDGKECTKSSFHEINIRTCYMVGLVYSDVVKTLVANWRFLRTLRLCVRDAENLPESIGDLLHLRYLDLTDNRRLKSLPISISKLYNLQSLILKGCCSLQEWPKEFCKLINLRLLDIRDCWQLTCMPLGIDQLTNLHDLTVFKVGNANSIGKPSGGQLKDLNSLLNLRGELDIGFRDNPSSDSENIWEGGYLEHIKNLKVVRIDFPYIPGETIYEALIEKLQPNQNLMRLSLSGYNGTEIPRWGRAHDDWAIILPNLVQIELSSCDRLDGIPLLSNLKHLKSLSLLQLNNLEYMEISYGSKDLPFFPSLEFLSLCIGKAERMVGRGC from the coding sequence ATGAACAACTGGGAATCCGATCTTGAAAAACTGAACAAGTCTGTCTCCTTTATCAAGAACATGCTCCTGGATGCGGATACAAAACCCGAGCTCTCCCATGGAGAACAGGGCTGGGTTGAGGAAGTCAAAGAAGTGCTTTACGAAGCTGATGATCTCTTTGATGAAGTTATCACTATCGCTAAGCAGAAGGAACAACTCAATATTGGTGCCAAGTTCTCCAAGAAGGTCTTACATAAGGTGAGTCGTTTCTTTTCTTCTAAGAATCATATTCTTCTTAGTTATAAAACTTCTCAAGAGGTTAAAAACATCCAGCAAAAGTTGGGTGCTATAGCTAGGGATCATGGTAGATATGAATTTAAGGTTGACACTCAGGCAACTTTGAATAGGAAAGAGGAAACTTGTTCCTTTTTAAACGAAACCCATGAGGATATTATTGGAAGAGAGTATGACGTGAAGGTTGTTGTAGACATGCTGCTTGATCCTAATGTGGAGGAAAATGttgggtttgttgttgttgtgggaaTCGGAGGGTTGGGGAAAACCACTCTTGCTCGACTTGTGTATAATCACGATTTGGTCGGAGGTAGGTTTGAGAAGAAGTTATGGACATGTGTCTCCGACCAAGATGGAAAAGGATTGGATGTGAAAGCAATTTTAGCTAACATAATAGAATCATCAACAAATGAAAAGCCTAGTAATGTCTCCACTATGCAATCCATACAAGAAAAACTTCAAGAAGAATTGAAAAATAAGGTATACTTGCTTATATTAGACGATGTATGGACTGAAGACCCTAATGAGTGGAGTAAGCTTAGCAGATATTTGACAATTGGTGGTAGGGGAAGCAGAGTTGTCATTACTACCCGTTCTGAGAAGACAGCTGAAATGGTATTAGGAAAAGCTTCTCACTCTAAAGTGTATATGTTAAAAGGTTTGTCTGATGAGAATTCGTGGCGTTTGTTTGTTCTAACGGCATTCGAACGAGAATCAAATGAAGCAATTGACACTAAATTGACGACGATTGGTGCAAAAATTGTTGAAAAATGCTCAAATGTCCCCCTTGCTATAAAAGTTCTAGGATCTCTTTTATATGGTCAAACACATAGATGGGAATCATTTGAAAGAAACCGACTACCTCAAATTGAAACGACCAAAAATCCCATTATGTCTATCTTAAAGCTAAGTTACAGCAATCTCGAACCTTCGATGAAAAATTGTTTCAGGTATTGTGCTTTATTCCCTAAGGATTTTGTAATGAACAAACGAGAGTTGATTCATCTTTGGATGGCACAAGGATTTATTGGTGATAGCGAGGACTGTTTTTTAGTCTTGCTAAAACGCTGTTTTTTTCAAGATGTGGAAAGAAATGTCTTAGGTGATGTCGAATCATTTACAATGCATGATTTAATGCACGATCTTGCACTAGAAGTTGCAGGGGATGAGATTATTGTGGCAAATGGTCCGCCAAATAACTTAAGCAAAAAGGTTCGCCATTTATTTTTTGATGGGAAAGAATGCACAAAAAGCTCATTCCATGAAATAAATATTCGTACATGTTATATGGTTGGACTGGTCTACTCGGACGTGGTGAAAACTCTTGTAGCTAATTGGCGTTTCCTTAGAACGTTACGCTTATGTGTGCGAGATGCTGAAAATTTGCCAGAGTCAATTGGTGATTTGTTACACTTAAGATATCTGGATCTCACTGATAATAGGCGCCTAAAGTCCCTCccaatttcaatttcaaaattatataatttgcagAGTTTGATTTTGAAGGGCTGTTGTAGCTTGCAAGAATGGCCAAAAGAATTTTGCAAATTGATCAATCTTAGGCTCTTGGATATACGTGATTGTTGGCAGTTGACTTGTATGCCTTTGGGCATTGACCAGCTGACTAATTTGCATGACCTAACCGTCTTTAAAGTTGGTAATGCAAATTCAATTGGGAAGCCATCTGGAGGACAATTGAAGGACTTAAATTCACTTCTCAATTTAAGGGGTGAGCTTGATATCGGGTTCCGTGACAATCCTTCAAGTGATAGTGAAAATATATGGGAAGGCGGTTATTTGGAGCACATTAAGAATCTAAAGGTGGTAAGGATAGATTTTCCATACATACCTGGTGAAACCATTTATGAGGCTCTGATTGAGAAGCTGCAGCCAAATCAAAATCTCATGCGGTTGTCGTTGTCCGGATATAATGGTACTGAAATTCCAAGGTGGGGAAGAGCACATGATGACTGGGCAATTAttcttcctaatcttgtacaaATTGAGCTTAGTAGTTGTGATAGGTTGGATGGAATCCCATTGTTGAGTAATTTGAAGCATCTGAAATCCTTGTCTCTTCTCCAATTAAATAATTTGGAGTACATGGAGATTAGTTATGGGTCAAAGGATTTACCATTTTTCCCATCCCTTGAGTTTCTCAGTTTGTGTATTGGAAAGGCTGAAAGGATGGTGGGGAGGGGTTGTTGA
- the LOC141649922 gene encoding uncharacterized protein LOC141649922 has product MSVVNLLISLPYTICSKGVNVRGCSTIGVTRKAITNLWNKAKQQRDAGEVINVISKLKGKKCKPRLVFDDAKFKSLDLEQKTTQARVAAAMQCSQSMVSKWVTDKVIKTDTNALKPGLTDKNKLCRLIFSMSQLYYDDICSKVMFKDQSNVIHIDEKWFYITKDGQRFYLSQTEPDPYRSVQSKTFIGKIMFMCAVGRPQYSENNDVIFDGKIGIWPFVYLEPAKRNSKNRVVGTMETKPIESITKQVVKDMLLGKVFEIKRKWPKNASKTIYIQQDNARPHINNSDAILEQSDKLDGWNIQLVQQPPNSPDLNGCMLEVLQLRGHNKYKIPHMHKSKLAKEGRLPQYLQADINVVKDCIRYVQNVGDESQISQITELIDSVMLGSQQ; this is encoded by the exons CAAGGGGGTCAATGTTAGAGGTTGCTCTACAATTGGAGTTACAAGAAAAGCAATCACTAATTtatggaataaagcaaaacaacaaaGAGATGCAGGAGAAGTTATCAATGTCATCAGCAAGTTAAAGGGAAAGAAGTGTAAACCAAGGCTTGTGTTTGATGATGCAAAGTTCAAAAGCCTTGATCTCGAACAAAAAACCACACAAGCAAGGGTTGCTGCTGCTATGCAATGTAGCCAATCAATGGTGTCCAAATGGGTAACTGACAAAGTGATCAAGACTGATACCAATGCATTAAAACCAGGTTTGACAGATAAAAACAAACTTTGTAGGTTAATTTTCAGTATGTCACAGTTATACTATGATGATATATGCAGTAAAGTCATGTTCAAAGATCAAAGTAATGTTATACACATTGATGAAAAATGGTTTTACATAACTAAAGATGGTCAAAGGTTTTACTTATCTCAAACTGAACCAGATCCTTATAGAAGTGTTCAGTCAAAAACATTCATAGGTAAAATCATGTTCATGTGTGCTGTTGGGAGACCACAATATTCAGAAAATAATGATGTTATTTTTGATGGAAAGATTGGGATATGGCCATTTGTTTATTTGGAACCAGCcaaaagaaattcaaagaatagGGTTGTAGGAACAATGGAGACCAAACCTATAGAATCAATCACTAAACAAGTGGTGAAGGATATGCTACTAGGTAAGGTCTTTGAAATCAAGAGGAAATGGCCGAAAAATGCAAGCAAAACTATTTACATCCAACAAGATAATGCACGTCCCCATATCAACAATTCGGATGCGATTTTAGAGCAAAGTGACAAGCTCGATGGGTGGAATATACAACTAGTTCAACAACCCCCAAATTCACCAGATCTGAAT GGTTGTATGTTAGAGGTGTTACAACTCAGAGGACACAATAAGTACAAGATACCACATATGCACAAGTCCAAGTTAGCAAAAGAAGGAAGACTACCTCAGTATTTACAGGCAGACATCAATGTGGTGAAGGATTGCATTAGGTATGTTCAAAATGTAGGGGATGAAAGTCAGATTAGTCAAATTACTGAACTGATAGATTCAGTAATGTTAGGTTCACAACAGTGA